In Shewanella sp. GD04112, the sequence GGCGCAATGGTTATTGTATCGCACGACCGTCACTTGCTGCGCTTAACCTGTAGCGATTACTATCTGGTTGATCAAGGCCAAGTGCAGGCCTTCGATGGCGATTTAGAGGATTACCACCAATGGTTACTCGATGCCGCTAAGGCCGCTAGTGCAAATTCCACCGCAAATGGTGACGATGCCAAGCCCGCCGTCGATAAGAAACAGCAAAAGCGGTTAGAGGCAGAGCTGCGCCAAAAGGTGTCACCACTTAAACGCAAGCAGGCGAAGCTTGAAACCGATCAGCAAAAGCTCAGTGAGCGTCTCGCCGAGTTGGAGCATATACTGGCCGATAGCGAATTATATGATCAAGACAACAAAGCCAAGCTAACTTCGGTACTCAGTGAGCGTACCAGCTTGACACAAGCGCTAGAAGAAAGTGAAATGCAATGGCTTGAGTTACAAGAAGAAATAGATGCAATGGAACTTGAGCTAATGGGGCAGTAATTGCCCTCTATCGCCTAACATACAAGGAAGCCGTATGTCGGATGCAACCCCGCTAGACAGCCAAATTTGGCATTGGTGTGACATGAGCTACGGGCAAAATAAGCAACTTTGCCTTGAGCTACAGGATAACAATCAAGTGAACGTGAATTTACTATTGCTGGCGCAATATTTAGATCTTACGCTTGATGTGGCGGGTCCGCGACAGTATACGACCGAACAATGGCAACAGCTGGTGAATGCTGTTTGGGAGTGGGACGAAAAGTTTCTTACCCCCTATCGCCGTTTGCGCCGTCTCGCCAAGGCCAGCCTGAATGAAGAAGA encodes:
- a CDS encoding DUF2390 domain-containing protein codes for the protein MSDATPLDSQIWHWCDMSYGQNKQLCLELQDNNQVNVNLLLLAQYLDLTLDVAGPRQYTTEQWQQLVNAVWEWDEKFLTPYRRLRRLAKASLNEEEYQQMLDVELMMERKAQRTILNAVNGLLPTGVQTNLVSYLTLFGLSAADVNSLNFIAP